One Desulfobulbus propionicus DSM 2032 DNA segment encodes these proteins:
- a CDS encoding single-stranded DNA-binding protein, translated as MLNKTMLIGNLGADVDIRYTKNQVAVATFRVATTERWRDAQGNPQEATEWHRIVAFAKLAEICGAYLAKGARVYIEGRLQTRKWQDTDGGNRFTTEIIAREMKMLGGGDRNAPPAPPEEQEPPVSDEVPF; from the coding sequence ATGTTGAACAAGACCATGCTGATCGGCAACCTCGGCGCGGACGTGGACATCCGCTACACCAAGAACCAGGTGGCCGTGGCCACCTTCCGGGTAGCCACCACCGAACGGTGGCGGGATGCCCAGGGCAACCCCCAGGAAGCCACCGAGTGGCACCGCATCGTGGCCTTTGCCAAGCTCGCCGAGATCTGCGGCGCCTACTTGGCCAAGGGCGCGCGGGTGTACATCGAAGGCCGCCTGCAGACCCGCAAGTGGCAGGACACGGACGGTGGCAACCGCTTCACCACGGAGATCATCGCCCGCGAGATGAAGATGCTCGGCGGCGGTGACCGCAACGCCCCGCCGGCACCGCCGGAGGAGCAGGAACCGCCCGTGAGTGACGAGGTCCCGTTCTGA
- a CDS encoding ArdC family protein, producing the protein MQPVKPSIYEQITGKIVTALENGVNPWAKPWHTVSYGPFRNALTNRPYRGMNVLLLNLVALSRGHVDPRWLTFRNAEQLGGHVRKGEKGAAIVFWKFLPARDRDGETEPDAANDDEPERKQVPFARSYTVFNVEQCEGLKLPPLDAEEMQGRREDNEPAERVLALAQLQHGGNKACYLPTPDLVLLPNRSAFENCDFYYATGFHEICHWTGHATRLNRVFGSRFGDLGYAFEELVAEIGAAFLGAQTGIPFENMRHPEYIHHWLQILKGDSKAIFTAAAKAQHAVDFVLDQAGIVPAEEETLPAAA; encoded by the coding sequence ATGCAACCTGTCAAACCATCCATCTACGAGCAAATCACCGGCAAGATCGTCACCGCCCTGGAGAACGGCGTCAACCCCTGGGCCAAACCCTGGCACACGGTCAGCTACGGACCGTTTCGTAATGCGCTCACCAACCGCCCGTACCGGGGCATGAACGTGCTCCTGCTCAACCTGGTGGCGCTGTCGCGGGGGCATGTCGACCCGCGCTGGCTCACCTTTCGCAATGCCGAGCAGTTGGGCGGCCATGTGCGCAAGGGCGAGAAAGGTGCGGCCATCGTCTTCTGGAAGTTCCTGCCCGCCCGGGACCGGGATGGCGAGACCGAACCGGACGCGGCCAACGATGACGAACCGGAGCGGAAACAGGTCCCCTTTGCCCGCAGCTACACGGTGTTCAACGTGGAGCAGTGCGAGGGGCTGAAGCTGCCACCGCTGGACGCGGAGGAAATGCAAGGCAGGAGAGAGGACAATGAACCGGCGGAGCGGGTGCTGGCCCTGGCGCAGCTGCAGCATGGCGGCAACAAGGCCTGTTACCTGCCCACGCCGGACCTGGTGCTCCTGCCGAACCGATCCGCGTTCGAGAACTGCGACTTCTACTACGCCACCGGCTTCCACGAGATCTGCCACTGGACCGGGCACGCGACCCGGCTGAACCGGGTGTTCGGCAGCCGCTTCGGTGACCTCGGCTATGCCTTCGAGGAACTGGTGGCCGAGATCGGCGCCGCCTTCCTCGGCGCACAGACCGGTATCCCGTTTGAGAACATGCGCCATCCGGAGTACATCCACCACTGGCTGCAGATCCTCAAGGGCGACAGCAAGGCTATCTTCACCGCCGCGGCCAAGGCCCAGCACGCCGTCGACTTTGTCCTCGACCAGGCCGGGATCGTCCCTGCCGAGGAAGAGACGCTGCCGGCGGCCGCTTGA
- a CDS encoding sensor histidine kinase, with protein sequence MKKPRLWHTAHGRLLLLAIGLEFLMLTLLVGNSLRLFHQAMSDQVQAQAQEISPVLIAALTAPLAQRDYATIQAILDESTVTDSLNYIVVVDRHGSRLTTDGFSAERPLPEASRTFSSSLLLTEGIYHVARHITYLQQPLGDLHFGLNLTRILTARKTLLIQGAGIAVVEIILSSLVLLLLGLWLARHMRSLTRASLVVADGNFSLQPLPEGEDDIGQLGRAFNLMSQAIQDRVNELTKAKEIAEASEIRLRTLTDSANDAIVMMNSQDVISYWNPAAERILGYPAEEALGQNIYRLLVPERYRTASERAVAKLTHGGRGKIVGRTYELFARKKDGSEFPISLSLSAVSLNSEWHALSIIRDISDIRKADELLAQKQHLLEQLNQSLQLRVKETVAELRSKDQMLISQGRQAAMGEMIGNIAHQWRQPLNTLSLLLTNIHYAHENDELTNEYMAECIATGNRLIQKMSSTINDFRDFFRPNKVKQPFSAERQIRLAIEMVAESFVHCRIEITLEIDQDCTLFGFPNEYSQVLLNLLNNARDAITGAKQEQGRIQVTLGVRQGQGVVSVQDNGGGIPEHVLDKIFEPYFSTKPMGTGIGLYMSKMIIEHNMQGRIEARNIVGGSELSVSVPLAEQAS encoded by the coding sequence ATGAAAAAGCCTCGCCTGTGGCACACCGCCCACGGCCGCCTGCTCTTGCTGGCGATCGGGCTGGAATTCCTCATGCTCACCCTGCTGGTCGGGAACAGCCTGCGGCTCTTTCACCAGGCCATGTCCGATCAGGTGCAGGCCCAGGCTCAGGAAATTAGCCCCGTCCTCATCGCTGCCCTGACCGCCCCCCTGGCCCAACGGGATTACGCAACGATCCAGGCCATACTGGACGAAAGCACGGTCACCGACTCCTTAAACTATATCGTGGTCGTGGATCGGCATGGCAGCCGCCTGACGACCGATGGTTTTTCAGCCGAGCGGCCATTGCCGGAAGCCAGCAGGACATTCTCCAGTAGTCTTCTGCTAACGGAGGGCATCTACCATGTGGCCAGGCACATCACCTATCTCCAGCAACCCCTGGGCGACCTGCACTTCGGCCTCAACCTCACCCGCATCCTGACGGCGCGGAAAACCCTCCTCATCCAGGGGGCGGGAATTGCGGTTGTCGAGATCATCCTTTCCTCCCTCGTGCTCCTGCTCCTTGGCCTCTGGTTGGCCCGGCACATGCGGTCTCTCACCAGGGCGAGCCTCGTAGTGGCGGACGGCAACTTCTCGCTGCAACCGCTGCCGGAGGGAGAGGACGATATCGGTCAACTGGGCAGAGCTTTCAATCTCATGTCCCAGGCCATCCAGGACCGGGTCAACGAACTGACCAAGGCCAAGGAGATCGCCGAGGCCAGCGAAATCCGGTTGCGGACGCTAACGGATTCGGCCAACGACGCCATCGTCATGATGAACTCTCAGGACGTCATTTCCTACTGGAACCCGGCTGCCGAAAGAATCCTGGGGTATCCGGCCGAAGAGGCCCTGGGGCAAAATATCTACCGCCTGCTCGTGCCGGAACGGTACCGCACCGCCAGTGAACGGGCCGTGGCCAAATTAACGCACGGCGGCCGCGGTAAAATCGTTGGCAGGACGTATGAGTTGTTCGCCAGGAAAAAAGACGGCTCGGAATTCCCCATTTCGCTGTCCCTGTCCGCCGTTTCGCTCAACAGTGAATGGCACGCGCTCAGCATCATTCGTGATATCAGCGACATCAGAAAGGCCGACGAACTCCTCGCGCAGAAGCAACACCTGTTGGAGCAGCTCAACCAGTCACTGCAACTGCGGGTAAAGGAAACCGTGGCCGAATTGCGGAGCAAGGACCAGATGCTGATCAGCCAGGGGCGGCAGGCGGCCATGGGCGAGATGATCGGCAACATCGCCCATCAGTGGCGACAGCCGCTGAACACTCTGTCCCTGCTGCTCACCAACATCCACTACGCCCATGAGAACGACGAACTCACCAACGAGTATATGGCGGAATGTATCGCTACCGGCAACCGCCTGATTCAGAAGATGTCGTCGACCATCAACGACTTCCGTGATTTTTTCCGTCCCAACAAGGTCAAACAACCTTTCTCGGCCGAACGGCAAATCAGGCTGGCGATCGAGATGGTGGCGGAGAGCTTTGTCCACTGCCGGATCGAGATCACCCTGGAGATCGACCAGGACTGCACCCTGTTCGGTTTTCCCAACGAATATTCCCAGGTCCTGCTCAACTTGCTGAACAACGCCAGGGATGCGATCACCGGCGCAAAGCAGGAGCAGGGCCGGATCCAGGTTACTCTCGGGGTGCGCCAGGGCCAAGGCGTGGTGAGTGTCCAGGACAATGGCGGCGGAATTCCCGAGCATGTTCTGGACAAAATCTTCGAACCTTATTTCTCCACCAAGCCCATGGGGACAGGCATCGGCCTGTACATGTCAAAAATGATCATCGAGCACAACATGCAGGGCCGGATCGAGGCGAGGAATATCGTGGGCGGCAGTGAACTGAGCGTAAGCGTCCCGCTCGCGGAGCAGGCATCATGA
- a CDS encoding phosphate/phosphite/phosphonate ABC transporter substrate-binding protein encodes MKKLILFLILLILGPTICLSAHEEHFVIGIAPHSSPRLILQMYEPLRLYLEKSLAMPVELTTAPNFDLFAKRALAQEYDLVVTTGQQARLLQLDAGYLPLLTYKADFKSLVIGLQNGDINTPADLNDKKVLGLSPTSQVTLWGQHWLKQNQVQPQSVRYVSAADSVAQLLLAKDADAGFVSLANFQRLAPEVRKQLRIIAESEPMLGRVYLLNSRRADHRQAIEAALSTFAGTQKAQTYFTENKLGGYRAIRPGELEAMDVFTEEVRRVINDLK; translated from the coding sequence ATGAAAAAACTAATTTTATTCTTAATTCTGCTGATTCTTGGGCCCACCATTTGTCTCTCTGCCCACGAGGAGCACTTTGTCATCGGAATCGCGCCGCACAGCAGTCCCCGGCTTATCTTGCAGATGTATGAACCGCTTCGCCTGTATCTGGAAAAATCGCTCGCCATGCCGGTGGAATTAACCACCGCGCCCAACTTTGACCTATTCGCGAAACGGGCGCTGGCCCAGGAATACGATCTCGTCGTCACCACCGGTCAGCAGGCTCGCTTGCTGCAGCTCGATGCTGGCTATCTCCCTCTTCTAACTTACAAGGCTGACTTCAAGTCGTTGGTGATTGGTCTGCAGAATGGCGACATCAATACGCCGGCCGATCTGAACGACAAGAAAGTACTCGGGTTGAGCCCGACCTCCCAGGTTACCCTGTGGGGTCAGCACTGGCTCAAGCAGAACCAAGTGCAACCGCAGTCCGTTCGATACGTCAGCGCTGCGGACAGCGTAGCCCAACTCCTCCTGGCAAAGGACGCAGATGCCGGGTTTGTTTCGCTGGCCAATTTTCAGCGACTTGCGCCGGAGGTCCGGAAGCAGCTGCGAATCATTGCCGAGAGTGAACCCATGTTGGGCCGAGTGTACCTGCTAAACAGCCGGAGAGCCGACCATCGGCAAGCCATCGAAGCGGCGCTGTCAACCTTCGCCGGGACACAAAAAGCGCAAACATATTTTACTGAGAACAAGCTGGGGGGCTATCGGGCGATACGGCCAGGCGAACTCGAGGCAATGGATGTCTTTACCGAGGAAGTCAGGCGGGTAATCAACGACCTGAAATGA
- the radC gene encoding RadC family protein: MLYSRDTSGCYQPASRDTILAAARRLSSCQLRRGAAITSPLAAREAIGLKLAGLEHESFACLFLDGRHQVLAWRELFHGSVNRTTVHPREIVKEALRLNAAAVILAHNHPSGSTLPSSEDIELTKALTEILAIIDVRVLDHLIVGEEIVALTETGHHQP; encoded by the coding sequence ATGCTCTACAGCAGAGACACCAGCGGGTGCTACCAGCCCGCATCCAGGGACACCATCCTTGCCGCGGCCCGCAGGCTGAGCAGTTGTCAGCTCCGGCGCGGGGCGGCCATCACCTCACCCCTTGCCGCCAGGGAGGCCATCGGCCTCAAACTGGCCGGACTGGAACACGAATCGTTCGCCTGTCTGTTCCTCGACGGCCGCCACCAGGTGCTCGCCTGGCGGGAGCTGTTCCACGGCTCGGTCAACCGGACCACGGTCCACCCGCGCGAGATCGTCAAGGAGGCGCTGCGGCTGAACGCCGCGGCGGTCATCCTGGCGCACAACCACCCCTCGGGCAGCACCCTGCCGAGCAGTGAGGACATCGAACTGACCAAGGCGCTCACCGAGATCCTGGCGATCATCGATGTGCGCGTGCTCGATCACCTGATCGTGGGCGAAGAGATCGTCGCCCTGACCGAAACCGGCCACCATCAACCATGA
- a CDS encoding Shedu immune nuclease family protein, which yields MPTDHAGNITKKTSESEKNPEDRIEKLDLSKWKEKERQFVLDLADVLTNPSPKRILEHVDLARRAPSGIYDDFYLEMPSIYSLVIYGETGIRELLELGLEGEYWVPHILISVALSRWNEICGILRFTQAYLEDDAYENLQNSVTSLSTQQHLPAYAESALTSIVHAFLSDPEQRHKLVAIFMSSKMAKRGDDGPSGIDIVLKAISRGTLRISEPICDELESLIAKNRPESECQQFFEKNPALIDPLASSIVDRQYLGAEWKTDFVIRRLDDEYIFVEIEKPQDQPCTGYPHPSGALSHAIGQILNWFVWIEDNIAYAQSHGFPGIHTPKGVVVIGRKAGMNSTQLRVLKSFNDNLYPRINIMTYDDVLLNARNILHNLTDGL from the coding sequence TTGCCGACAGACCATGCTGGGAATATTACAAAAAAAACTTCCGAATCCGAGAAAAACCCAGAAGACAGAATAGAAAAACTTGATCTCAGCAAGTGGAAAGAAAAGGAGCGCCAGTTTGTCTTGGATCTTGCCGATGTATTGACAAATCCATCACCGAAGCGAATCCTGGAACATGTAGACCTCGCTCGCCGAGCTCCCTCTGGTATTTATGATGATTTTTATCTTGAAATGCCAAGCATCTATTCGCTTGTCATATATGGGGAGACTGGCATTCGAGAACTGCTGGAATTGGGACTAGAGGGAGAGTACTGGGTCCCGCACATCTTGATATCGGTGGCATTGTCCCGATGGAATGAAATTTGCGGAATACTTAGATTCACTCAAGCTTACCTCGAAGATGATGCATATGAGAACCTTCAAAATAGCGTTACCAGTTTAAGTACCCAGCAGCACCTTCCTGCTTATGCGGAAAGTGCACTGACAAGTATTGTGCATGCATTTCTTTCAGATCCAGAGCAACGGCATAAACTTGTTGCCATTTTTATGAGTTCAAAAATGGCTAAAAGGGGCGATGATGGTCCATCAGGCATTGATATAGTGCTTAAGGCCATTTCCAGAGGGACGCTAAGAATTAGTGAACCGATATGTGACGAGCTTGAAAGTTTGATAGCAAAAAACAGGCCAGAGAGTGAGTGTCAGCAGTTTTTTGAAAAAAACCCAGCATTAATTGACCCACTTGCTTCTTCAATAGTAGATCGTCAATATCTTGGGGCAGAGTGGAAAACAGACTTTGTTATACGACGCCTTGATGACGAGTATATTTTCGTTGAAATAGAAAAACCACAGGACCAACCATGTACAGGATACCCTCATCCATCAGGTGCATTGTCACATGCAATTGGGCAAATTCTGAATTGGTTTGTGTGGATAGAAGACAATATTGCCTATGCTCAATCTCACGGATTTCCTGGAATTCACACGCCAAAGGGTGTAGTGGTCATTGGGCGAAAGGCTGGAATGAATAGTACACAGCTGAGAGTTCTTAAATCATTTAATGATAACTTATACCCTCGCATAAACATTATGACATATGATGATGTTCTGCTTAATGCAAGGAATATTCTACATAATCTTACAGATGGCCTGTAA